One window of Tepidanaerobacter acetatoxydans Re1 genomic DNA carries:
- a CDS encoding MFS transporter has translation MEKRNQYVIVGVIVMLLAGVVYAWPVLSEPIGREFAEISATKLSFTFTLCMISFCLGGILGGILQKRTSPKIILLASGILFALGFIASSRVKEISALYFTYGVLAGLASGLAYNTVMSVVIPWFQDCQGLISGVLLMGFGFGSMILGYVYTACTQDQIGAWRNTFIEFGILIALVCCLSAIFLKKKPLQDGTNIEINDSNDDTPPFQMFTKGLFWLYFLWAVLLSASGLALIAQARSFAGIIANNYSSETIAFIVGLISIFNGVGRIFFGAIYDRIGRKKTMLLITIIFLVAVVTLILAQLKNSFIFMIIAFITAGFSYGGITPTNSAFVYSEYGELHYSENLAFINLNLLFASFGGTISGYLYDYYGSFLSTFFAMLLAGTLSMFIVFLMNRMTKEE, from the coding sequence ATGGAGAAGAGAAATCAATATGTTATTGTTGGAGTTATTGTCATGCTCCTTGCCGGAGTTGTCTATGCATGGCCTGTTTTAAGCGAACCTATTGGAAGAGAATTCGCAGAGATTTCTGCAACAAAACTTTCTTTTACATTTACTTTATGCATGATTTCTTTTTGCCTAGGTGGAATTTTGGGTGGAATTCTTCAAAAGCGGACTTCTCCCAAAATTATTTTACTGGCGTCGGGGATTTTATTTGCTTTAGGCTTTATAGCATCTTCAAGAGTAAAAGAAATATCTGCTTTATATTTTACATACGGAGTGTTAGCAGGACTAGCTTCTGGCTTGGCGTACAATACTGTAATGAGTGTGGTAATTCCGTGGTTTCAAGATTGTCAGGGGCTTATCTCGGGAGTTCTCTTAATGGGTTTTGGATTTGGAAGTATGATTTTAGGATATGTCTATACGGCATGTACGCAGGATCAGATTGGTGCATGGAGAAATACATTTATAGAATTTGGGATTTTAATTGCTTTAGTTTGTTGCCTTTCAGCAATATTTCTTAAAAAGAAACCCTTACAAGATGGTACAAATATAGAAATAAATGACTCAAACGATGATACCCCTCCTTTTCAGATGTTCACTAAGGGCTTATTTTGGCTTTATTTCCTTTGGGCGGTATTATTGAGCGCATCAGGGCTTGCACTTATTGCTCAAGCCAGATCTTTTGCAGGAATAATTGCTAATAATTACTCATCAGAAACAATTGCTTTTATTGTTGGCCTTATTTCAATATTCAATGGTGTTGGAAGAATATTTTTTGGGGCTATTTATGATCGAATTGGAAGAAAGAAAACAATGCTCTTAATTACAATTATATTTTTAGTTGCTGTAGTAACTCTAATTTTAGCTCAGCTGAAGAACTCGTTTATCTTTATGATTATTGCATTTATCACAGCAGGTTTTTCTTATGGAGGAATAACACCGACAAATTCGGCATTTGTCTATTCTGAGTATGGAGAACTTCATTATTCTGAGAATCTGGCATTTATCAATCTGAATTTGTTATTTGCATCATTTGGAGGAACTATTTCAGGCTACTTATATGATTATTATGGCTCGTTTTTAAGCACATTTTTTGCTATGTTGCTTGCCGGAACATTAAGTATGTTTATTGTATTTTTAATGAATAGAATGACAAAAGAGGAATAG
- the buk gene encoding butyrate kinase, whose product MKILVINPGSTSTKVAIYEDERELFVENIPIKLEELKKYKTIYDQLDMRYWQVVTFLEKHGFSESNIDVIVSRGGMLPPVHSGAYVIDDKLVETLRYHPSSLHASNLGALIAHKIAKPGNIPAYIYDSVAVDELSEIAHLSGIKGRNRKSYSHVLNTRAVARRYCMEKNLDYTESTLIVVHLGGGISVNIQKGGKVIDVVTAEEGPFSPERAGGLQVLICIDICNEEGIEKLQKYESGAGGFVSYLGTNDARKVESLVVKGDPEAKIVYQALAYQVAKAIGALATVEKGKIDAILLTGGIAYSKILTDWIKEYVQYIAPVSTYPGEFEMQALALGALRVMRKEEVARQIEEDFDFE is encoded by the coding sequence ATGAAGATATTAGTGATAAATCCAGGCTCTACCTCGACTAAGGTTGCAATATATGAAGATGAGCGAGAACTTTTTGTGGAAAATATTCCTATAAAACTCGAAGAGCTCAAGAAATATAAAACAATTTATGACCAGTTAGATATGCGCTATTGGCAGGTAGTAACTTTTCTTGAAAAGCATGGCTTTTCAGAGTCGAATATAGATGTTATTGTTTCTCGTGGAGGAATGCTCCCGCCTGTTCATTCAGGAGCTTATGTGATCGATGACAAGCTGGTCGAAACGCTACGCTACCATCCTTCGAGCCTTCACGCATCGAATCTGGGAGCGCTCATAGCGCATAAAATAGCTAAGCCCGGAAACATTCCGGCATATATATATGACTCAGTTGCGGTAGATGAATTATCGGAGATTGCCCATCTTTCAGGAATAAAAGGTAGAAATAGAAAAAGTTATAGCCATGTGCTAAACACTCGGGCGGTTGCAAGAAGATATTGTATGGAAAAAAATCTTGATTATACAGAGTCTACACTGATTGTAGTACACCTTGGAGGAGGAATCTCGGTTAATATTCAGAAGGGCGGAAAAGTCATAGATGTAGTTACCGCCGAGGAAGGTCCTTTTTCTCCTGAGAGAGCCGGAGGCCTGCAAGTACTTATTTGTATAGATATATGCAATGAGGAAGGTATAGAAAAACTTCAAAAGTATGAGAGCGGAGCAGGAGGGTTTGTATCTTATCTTGGAACAAACGATGCTAGAAAAGTCGAAAGTCTTGTTGTAAAAGGCGACCCTGAAGCCAAAATCGTTTACCAAGCATTAGCCTATCAAGTTGCAAAGGCAATTGGAGCTCTTGCAACCGTGGAGAAAGGGAAAATAGATGCAATTTTATTGACTGGAGGAATTGCATACTCTAAGATACTAACTGATTGGATTAAAGAGTATGTCCAGTATATAGCGCCGGTTTCAACATATCCTGGCGAATTTGAGATGCAGGCTCTTGCACTGGGTGCTCTGCGAGTAATGAGAAAAGAAGAAGTTGCACGCCAAATTGAAGAGGACTTTGACTTTGAATAG
- a CDS encoding phosphate acyltransferase — protein MILKNFDEVINRVGKLPKRKRCAIVAADEASITASLAAEEKGLATPVFIGERRNIEVILEQLNAKKAYEIYDIPDSAEAALLGVRLARNKDVDFIIKGHIETSALLKAVVNKEEGLGIGKLMSHIAFNEISTYHKLLITTDGGMNLYPDVNQKQMIIENSVDILKKLGYDEPKIACLAAVEKVNPKMPESVDAEELKRRNQDGIIKGCIIEGPISFDIAYCREAAKLKNYESLIAGDADVLLVPNITVGNVLGKSLVYAAGGKMAGFVVGAQCPIILTSRSSTAEEKFLSTALASLIDQ, from the coding sequence ATGATTTTAAAAAATTTTGATGAGGTTATAAATCGAGTAGGAAAACTACCTAAGCGCAAACGATGTGCCATAGTTGCAGCAGATGAAGCATCAATTACAGCTTCTCTTGCAGCTGAGGAAAAAGGGCTTGCAACTCCAGTTTTTATAGGGGAAAGAAGAAATATTGAAGTTATATTAGAACAATTGAACGCTAAAAAAGCTTATGAGATATATGATATTCCCGATTCTGCAGAGGCAGCACTTTTGGGAGTAAGGCTTGCGAGAAATAAAGATGTAGATTTTATCATAAAGGGCCATATAGAAACTTCAGCACTTTTGAAAGCAGTTGTTAACAAAGAAGAGGGTTTAGGAATCGGAAAACTAATGAGCCACATTGCTTTTAATGAAATCAGTACATATCATAAGCTTCTGATTACGACTGATGGAGGCATGAATCTTTATCCCGATGTTAATCAAAAACAAATGATCATAGAAAATTCAGTCGATATTTTAAAGAAGCTTGGATATGATGAACCTAAGATAGCATGTCTTGCAGCAGTTGAAAAAGTAAATCCCAAGATGCCGGAGTCGGTTGATGCAGAAGAGCTTAAGAGGAGAAATCAGGATGGAATCATAAAGGGTTGTATCATAGAAGGTCCTATCTCTTTTGACATAGCTTATTGCAGAGAAGCGGCAAAGCTTAAGAACTATGAAAGTCTAATTGCGGGAGATGCTGATGTTCTTCTTGTCCCAAATATCACAGTTGGCAATGTATTAGGAAAGTCATTAGTATATGCGGCAGGTGGAAAAATGGCAGGTTTCGTTGTAGGAGCCCAATGCCCAATAATTTTAACATCTCGAAGCTCTACCGCAGAGGAAAAGTTTTTATCTACTGCCCTTGCTTCCCTAATTGACCAGTAG
- a CDS encoding indolepyruvate oxidoreductase subunit beta — MAVTNILLVGVGGQGIVLASNVLTSGLIEAGYDIKMSEIHGMAQRGGSVSTHVRFGDEVMSPIIGEGQADIIVSFEKMEALRYLNFLKTNGKVLVNDVELPPAPVLAGKAVYPSNIIDILKLYADVRVINATEIACQLGNEKVANMVMFGALAKFMNLTQIDWKAIIARTVKEKFIEINKRAFDKGQELI, encoded by the coding sequence ATGGCAGTGACAAATATTTTATTGGTTGGAGTTGGAGGCCAGGGAATTGTTTTAGCAAGTAACGTCCTAACTAGTGGTTTGATCGAAGCCGGATATGATATTAAGATGTCTGAAATTCACGGAATGGCGCAAAGAGGCGGAAGCGTGTCTACACATGTGCGTTTCGGAGATGAAGTAATGTCTCCGATTATCGGAGAAGGACAGGCTGATATTATTGTTTCTTTTGAAAAGATGGAAGCACTTAGATATTTAAATTTCTTAAAGACCAACGGAAAGGTCCTTGTAAATGATGTAGAACTACCGCCAGCACCGGTATTGGCAGGAAAGGCTGTTTATCCCAGTAATATTATTGATATACTGAAACTATATGCAGATGTCCGTGTCATTAATGCAACAGAGATTGCTTGTCAGTTAGGAAATGAAAAAGTTGCAAATATGGTTATGTTTGGGGCACTGGCAAAATTCATGAATCTTACCCAGATTGACTGGAAGGCCATTATTGCGCGAACAGTTAAAGAAAAATTCATCGAAATTAATAAAAGAGCCTTTGATAAAGGTCAAGAATTAATCTAG
- the iorA gene encoding indolepyruvate ferredoxin oxidoreductase subunit alpha — MKQLMTGNEAIARGVYEGGCHFASAYPGTPSTEILENLIKYKEVKSEWAPNEKVAMEAAIGASIAGGRAFAAMKHVGLNVGADPLFTYAYMGVNGGFVFVSADDPGMHSSQNEQDNRNYAPFAKIAMLEPSNSQECYEMSRDAFELSEKYNTTIMIRTTTRVNHSKSLVKYGERKEVKIKDYNREMGRSRFDAVPALSKKLRIDLEARLKLLAEYSEESPYNFIEWNDKNIGIITSGVSYNYAKEVFGNKASYFKLGFTYPLPLKKIAKFAQEVNTLYVIEELDPYLENQLKAAGISCIGKEKIPNINELTPNIIAEVLLGKKTEIIKVDSKNLIDRPPMLCAGCPHRGFFYELGKVKNIMIASDIGCYGLGGSEPLNAKDTCICMGGSAGTGHGAQTIFNKKEEGKRVVAVMGDSTFFATGLNGVENALYNGSNLITAVLDNRTTAMTGHQENPGTGYTAGGHTTTAIQIEDVVRALGCNNIRTFNPHNLKETKETIQWALNLNEASVIIARYPCALKKYSKEDIEIFGGLNKKYEVDEEICNGCRACTRTGCPAINFSMNNKKSYIDQAQCIGCSVCAQVCPVNAIHEKGE, encoded by the coding sequence ATGAAACAATTAATGACGGGAAATGAAGCTATTGCTCGCGGTGTATACGAGGGCGGTTGTCATTTTGCATCTGCCTATCCTGGAACTCCGAGCACAGAAATTTTAGAAAACCTCATTAAATATAAAGAGGTAAAATCAGAATGGGCACCTAATGAAAAAGTAGCAATGGAAGCTGCAATAGGTGCTTCCATTGCAGGAGGAAGAGCATTTGCCGCAATGAAGCATGTCGGATTGAATGTAGGAGCAGATCCACTATTTACTTATGCCTATATGGGGGTAAATGGAGGATTTGTCTTTGTTTCTGCAGACGACCCTGGTATGCATTCGTCACAAAATGAACAAGACAATAGAAATTATGCTCCTTTCGCTAAGATTGCAATGTTGGAACCGTCAAACAGCCAAGAATGTTATGAGATGTCAAGAGATGCATTTGAACTGAGTGAGAAGTACAATACGACAATAATGATTCGAACCACAACCAGAGTTAATCACAGCAAAAGTCTGGTTAAGTATGGCGAGAGAAAAGAAGTCAAGATTAAAGATTATAATCGCGAAATGGGAAGAAGCCGATTTGATGCAGTGCCTGCTTTGTCTAAAAAATTACGTATCGACCTTGAGGCCAGACTAAAATTACTGGCAGAGTATTCCGAGGAATCTCCTTATAATTTTATTGAATGGAATGATAAAAATATAGGCATCATCACTTCGGGCGTATCTTATAATTACGCTAAGGAAGTCTTTGGTAATAAAGCTTCATACTTTAAACTAGGCTTTACATATCCGCTTCCACTTAAAAAAATTGCAAAATTTGCTCAAGAGGTTAATACACTATACGTAATTGAAGAATTAGATCCATACCTCGAAAATCAATTAAAGGCGGCCGGTATTTCCTGTATAGGCAAGGAAAAGATTCCGAATATTAACGAATTAACTCCTAATATCATTGCAGAGGTACTGTTGGGTAAAAAAACAGAAATAATTAAAGTCGATTCCAAGAATCTAATTGATCGACCACCTATGCTTTGTGCCGGATGCCCTCATAGGGGTTTCTTTTATGAACTTGGCAAGGTTAAGAATATTATGATTGCTTCGGATATAGGGTGCTACGGCTTAGGCGGTTCAGAACCTCTTAATGCAAAGGACACATGTATTTGTATGGGAGGAAGTGCCGGCACGGGACATGGTGCACAGACAATCTTTAATAAAAAGGAAGAAGGGAAACGAGTAGTTGCTGTAATGGGTGACTCAACTTTCTTTGCTACAGGACTGAATGGAGTTGAAAATGCATTATATAACGGAAGCAATCTAATTACAGCAGTTCTCGATAATAGAACTACTGCGATGACTGGACATCAAGAAAATCCAGGAACAGGGTATACCGCAGGCGGACATACTACCACTGCAATTCAAATCGAAGACGTAGTTCGGGCTCTCGGATGCAATAATATTCGAACTTTTAACCCGCATAATCTTAAAGAAACAAAAGAAACCATTCAGTGGGCTCTAAATCTTAATGAAGCTAGTGTTATTATTGCAAGATACCCTTGCGCTTTAAAAAAATACTCCAAGGAAGATATTGAAATATTTGGAGGTCTTAACAAAAAGTATGAAGTTGACGAAGAAATTTGCAACGGATGCAGGGCTTGCACAAGAACGGGATGCCCCGCGATAAATTTTAGCATGAACAACAAAAAGTCGTACATTGATCAAGCGCAATGCATAGGGTGCAGTGTGTGTGCACAAGTCTGTCCGGTCAATGCAATTCATGAAAAAGGAGAGTAA
- a CDS encoding transcriptional regulator has protein sequence MDKEHEKELLDFLDKLGKVISEMFGPNCEVCISDLDYPDKAVISIHNGHVTGRDIGSPLNEESKYRIEQAKEGTYINYKKVLKKNSKLLKSSTIVKKIGSKTLSFCINYDCTKLEKLHYYLDQFLSMEEEEDDLEIFELVTPLPINDIIQESLKLIKKPVQEYTKEDRIAVISDLLSKGVLQIQKSVPKIAKALGVSRYTVYNYINELRETSKSKEEKEESV, from the coding sequence ATGGACAAAGAACACGAAAAAGAGCTTTTAGATTTTTTGGATAAACTAGGCAAGGTTATCTCTGAAATGTTTGGTCCAAACTGTGAGGTTTGTATTTCAGACTTGGATTATCCGGATAAAGCTGTAATATCTATCCATAATGGACATGTCACAGGTCGTGACATTGGTTCTCCTCTTAATGAAGAATCTAAATATAGAATTGAACAGGCAAAGGAAGGTACTTATATCAATTACAAAAAAGTTTTGAAAAAAAACTCAAAATTACTTAAGTCATCGACAATAGTTAAGAAAATCGGATCAAAAACATTGTCATTTTGTATTAATTATGATTGCACAAAACTTGAAAAATTACATTATTATCTTGACCAATTCCTTAGTATGGAGGAAGAAGAAGATGATTTAGAAATTTTTGAATTGGTCACTCCGCTGCCGATCAATGACATTATCCAAGAGAGTTTAAAGCTTATAAAAAAACCAGTTCAAGAATATACTAAGGAAGATCGCATCGCTGTAATCAGTGATCTTTTAAGTAAAGGAGTTCTACAGATTCAAAAAAGTGTTCCAAAAATTGCAAAGGCTTTAGGAGTATCACGCTACACCGTATATAATTACATTAATGAGCTCCGTGAAACATCAAAAAGCAAAGAAGAAAAAGAAGAATCTGTTTAA
- a CDS encoding LVIVD repeat-containing protein: MTLRKEPLAKNIEWIGFDDLNGKPGFQMAMQKWEDKYYLYVASFRHNGWNIVDVTDPAHPRNVKWLEGPWFFDGIRDGQSTPKIQIADGLMITAHGGTMKELHGTETGLPYWGGIMIWDIKTDPENPRLISKFECKGGAGVHRFFYNGGRYIYVTGSCEGFNNFILRIVDIQDPENPVEVGRWWADEQFLNNKVGSKSARYGSAEALSAPFLHANVVKDDICYCAYANKGFVTLNVEDKTQPKLLGCLSLNPPFGGGSAGAPVHSVLPLGDRPYAVVTTEGERSRYFCNEATEGLFKKINTQPMNMLGIVEIHDLSNPCLISVFPYPEVPEGYTHGENFNIVDGVRVPFGPHNIFDAFGQDVYKKVDNKVYCCYFNAGLRIYDVSDPFVPKECAYFMPPDPEKLLFDNKTHDLLPGAPVAITEDVLVDDRGYIYVDTFQDGLYILKEKGE; encoded by the coding sequence ATGACTTTGAGAAAAGAACCATTAGCTAAAAATATAGAATGGATTGGCTTTGATGATTTGAATGGGAAACCCGGATTTCAGATGGCAATGCAAAAATGGGAAGATAAATATTATCTATATGTTGCTTCATTCCGCCATAATGGTTGGAATATTGTGGATGTTACAGATCCGGCACATCCGCGAAATGTAAAATGGTTAGAGGGGCCATGGTTTTTTGATGGTATACGTGATGGGCAAAGCACGCCAAAGATTCAAATTGCAGATGGTTTGATGATTACCGCACATGGTGGCACCATGAAAGAGCTTCATGGTACTGAAACAGGACTTCCGTATTGGGGCGGGATTATGATTTGGGATATCAAGACAGATCCGGAGAATCCCAGATTGATTTCAAAATTTGAATGCAAAGGAGGAGCCGGAGTTCACCGCTTCTTCTATAATGGCGGACGTTATATTTATGTTACGGGATCCTGCGAAGGGTTCAATAACTTCATTTTACGTATAGTTGATATACAGGACCCTGAAAATCCTGTTGAAGTCGGTAGGTGGTGGGCGGATGAACAATTTCTGAATAACAAGGTCGGAAGCAAGTCTGCGCGATACGGCTCCGCTGAAGCGCTATCAGCTCCCTTTCTTCATGCTAATGTTGTTAAAGATGATATATGCTATTGTGCCTATGCGAATAAAGGATTTGTAACGCTAAATGTCGAGGATAAGACTCAACCAAAACTCTTGGGATGCCTTTCTCTTAATCCTCCGTTTGGAGGCGGCTCAGCAGGAGCTCCTGTGCATTCGGTTTTACCTTTAGGAGATAGACCATATGCTGTTGTTACAACTGAAGGAGAGCGATCCAGATATTTCTGCAATGAAGCAACGGAAGGTTTGTTTAAGAAGATTAATACACAACCAATGAATATGCTGGGAATTGTAGAGATACATGATTTGTCAAACCCGTGCCTCATATCTGTATTTCCGTATCCGGAAGTTCCCGAAGGATATACCCATGGTGAGAATTTTAACATTGTAGATGGAGTAAGAGTTCCATTTGGGCCACATAACATTTTTGATGCATTTGGTCAAGACGTTTATAAAAAGGTAGATAACAAGGTATACTGCTGCTATTTTAATGCAGGATTAAGAATTTATGATGTTTCAGATCCTTTTGTTCCAAAAGAGTGCGCATATTTTATGCCGCCAGATCCAGAAAAGCTCCTGTTTGATAATAAGACTCACGATCTCCTTCCTGGGGCTCCCGTAGCTATTACAGAGGATGTTTTAGTTGATGATAGGGGATATATCTATGTTGATACCTTCCAAGACGGATTGTATATTTTAAAAGAAAAGGGTGAGTGA
- a CDS encoding flavodoxin family protein, with protein MKILGISGGTKNGANDSMCKEALIGAKEVGAEVEFIHLMDLDIKYCTGCTTCVQSLFSGKGNMCVLNDDFDWLLDKMLDADGIVFATPIFEKGALGLFHTITDRFGPRMDRGNNVIATKMAEEGHGKPIDPRIIKDKVISFMGIGGSDWMTRVQCDMAMLALTPMWKIIENEVFPWSLGIIADDEKVARAHKIGRNLALAAVNFEKAEYLGEEGVCPHCHSRNFFLSNDSTKAICCLCGIEGDVKIVDNKVCFVFPEEQLEHAHDTLPGKFKHANDIKNNTLRYNDIKKSDDYKKRIKKYKEFIEPLKPHN; from the coding sequence ATGAAGATTTTAGGAATTTCCGGAGGAACAAAAAATGGTGCAAATGATTCAATGTGCAAAGAAGCATTAATAGGAGCAAAGGAAGTAGGAGCTGAGGTAGAGTTTATTCACTTAATGGACTTAGATATTAAATATTGTACCGGTTGCACAACATGTGTTCAATCACTTTTTTCGGGAAAAGGGAACATGTGTGTTTTAAATGATGATTTTGACTGGCTACTTGATAAAATGCTAGACGCTGACGGAATCGTATTCGCTACTCCGATTTTTGAAAAAGGAGCATTGGGACTTTTCCATACCATTACCGATCGATTTGGCCCTCGAATGGATCGGGGTAACAACGTGATTGCAACCAAAATGGCGGAAGAGGGACATGGAAAGCCAATTGATCCCAGAATTATTAAGGACAAGGTTATTTCTTTTATGGGAATTGGCGGTTCGGATTGGATGACGAGAGTTCAATGCGACATGGCAATGTTAGCGCTGACTCCAATGTGGAAGATCATTGAAAATGAAGTTTTTCCATGGTCGTTGGGAATCATCGCAGATGATGAAAAGGTTGCTCGAGCACACAAAATTGGAAGAAATTTGGCTCTGGCTGCTGTAAACTTTGAAAAGGCAGAATATTTAGGAGAAGAAGGAGTATGTCCTCATTGCCACAGCAGGAACTTCTTTCTAAGTAATGATAGTACTAAAGCAATTTGTTGCTTATGCGGCATTGAAGGAGATGTTAAGATTGTAGATAATAAAGTTTGCTTTGTATTTCCGGAAGAACAATTAGAACATGCTCATGACACATTGCCAGGAAAGTTTAAACATGCCAATGACATTAAAAACAACACTCTAAGATATAATGACATTAAAAAAAGTGATGATTATAAAAAACGAATAAAAAAATATAAAGAGTTTATCGAACCACTCAAACCGCATAATTAA
- a CDS encoding ABC transporter permease codes for MKTWIAFWNILKKDVRTYYLKPPNISWGIIFPVSWTLMQLIRAPGKIEIIELLPGLMAMSVLFGTTSMLAVTITFEKKGRSFDRLLLAPISLNMMVLAKLSGAIIFGIINAFVPAIFAAFFIDLSEVNWVIAFAAIFLIAATSTLIGLFIAVSAKEVFEAQTFSNFFRFPMLFLCGLFIPINQLPAPLRLISFCLPLTYGTDMLKGAIMGNPALNIFLNILALLTFTLLLFHLCHKNIERKWIL; via the coding sequence ATGAAAACATGGATTGCATTTTGGAATATTTTAAAAAAGGATGTCAGAACCTATTATCTAAAGCCCCCTAACATCAGCTGGGGAATTATCTTTCCTGTTTCATGGACGCTAATGCAGCTTATCCGTGCGCCTGGCAAAATAGAAATTATAGAACTGCTGCCGGGACTAATGGCAATGAGCGTGCTATTTGGCACAACCTCGATGCTGGCTGTTACAATCACGTTTGAGAAAAAAGGGCGCTCCTTTGACAGGCTGCTCCTTGCTCCAATAAGCCTTAACATGATGGTTCTTGCAAAATTATCCGGTGCAATAATATTCGGTATAATCAATGCCTTTGTGCCGGCTATCTTCGCAGCTTTCTTTATAGATTTGAGCGAAGTGAACTGGGTAATTGCTTTTGCTGCGATTTTTCTCATTGCGGCTACTTCCACCTTAATAGGTCTATTTATTGCCGTTTCGGCAAAAGAAGTCTTCGAGGCGCAGACCTTTTCCAACTTCTTCAGGTTTCCTATGTTGTTTTTATGCGGGCTGTTTATACCAATTAACCAACTGCCTGCCCCTTTAAGACTTATTTCCTTTTGCCTGCCGCTGACATATGGAACCGACATGCTCAAGGGCGCCATCATGGGAAACCCGGCTTTGAACATCTTTCTTAACATCCTCGCCTTGCTGACCTTTACTTTGTTACTATTTCACCTCTGTCATAAAAATATAGAAAGAAAGTGGATTTTATGA
- a CDS encoding ABC transporter ATP-binding protein, which yields MPIITVTNLKKTFGKVCAVDDISFEIDEGEIFGFLGPNGAGKTTTINMMIGLARPTDGDIVIYGIDAVKDVKKVQGIIGVVPDENNLYDDMDGFDNLCFCAALYGMGKNEREKRAQELLEDFDLAAAEKRPFKAYSKGMRRKLTIAAGIIHDPKILFLDEPTTGIDVESARQIRRLIVSLKEQGKTIFLTTHYIEEAQRVCDRVAFIANGKIVKVGTVKELVENAQHEHRIKLVLDKSIKGMKEEIESSLENCKLKIQEENSCLIISKERIALYPVLRILDSKGVSVYEAIEIKPSLEDVFVSVTGIEAFKLKKEKEGVEK from the coding sequence ATGCCAATTATAACTGTCACGAATCTTAAAAAGACATTTGGAAAAGTTTGTGCGGTTGATGATATTTCCTTTGAGATAGATGAAGGGGAAATATTTGGCTTTCTAGGACCCAACGGAGCAGGCAAGACTACAACCATCAATATGATGATCGGACTTGCAAGACCTACCGACGGAGATATTGTAATTTATGGTATTGATGCCGTAAAGGACGTTAAAAAGGTTCAGGGGATTATAGGGGTAGTGCCTGACGAGAATAATTTATATGATGATATGGACGGTTTTGATAATCTTTGCTTTTGCGCCGCTTTATATGGAATGGGAAAAAATGAGCGGGAAAAAAGAGCGCAAGAATTACTGGAAGACTTTGATTTAGCTGCTGCGGAAAAACGTCCATTTAAAGCATATTCTAAAGGGATGCGCCGCAAGCTTACAATAGCTGCAGGGATTATACATGATCCCAAGATTCTGTTCTTAGATGAGCCGACTACGGGCATAGATGTGGAAAGTGCTCGACAGATAAGAAGGCTTATAGTGAGCTTAAAAGAGCAAGGCAAGACAATATTTCTTACCACTCACTATATTGAAGAGGCTCAGCGTGTATGTGACAGAGTTGCCTTTATCGCAAATGGAAAGATTGTAAAAGTGGGCACTGTGAAAGAGCTTGTGGAAAATGCGCAGCATGAACACAGAATAAAACTTGTTCTTGACAAAAGCATTAAAGGTATGAAGGAGGAAATCGAAAGCAGTTTAGAAAACTGCAAGCTTAAAATACAAGAGGAAAACTCCTGCCTTATTATTTCAAAAGAGCGCATAGCACTATATCCTGTCCTTCGGATTTTAGACAGCAAGGGAGTATCGGTTTATGAAGCAATAGAAATAAAGCCATCTCTTGAAGATGTATTTGTCAGTGTAACGGGAATCGAAGCCTTCAAGTTGAAAAAGGAAAAAGAAGGGGTGGAAAAATAG
- a CDS encoding ArsR/SmtB family transcription factor, giving the protein MDTLAVIKALGDESRFKIINILLEYNYCVRTLAQELGISEAAVSQHLKVLKEAGLLEGERRGYYMHYDVNRDVLHKLASKIEELAAAQRKPCNLKEKEGCDPNEGQECYMQKTGEKCSDEVRFFCHGSNKRESGRQDANYNCHES; this is encoded by the coding sequence ATGGATACGTTAGCCGTGATAAAGGCTTTAGGTGATGAGTCGAGATTTAAAATCATTAACATTCTGCTGGAATATAACTATTGTGTAAGAACCTTGGCTCAAGAACTTGGGATTTCGGAAGCTGCTGTATCTCAGCATTTAAAAGTGTTAAAAGAGGCAGGCCTGCTTGAAGGCGAAAGACGAGGCTATTATATGCACTATGATGTAAATCGAGATGTCCTACATAAACTTGCATCAAAAATTGAAGAATTAGCGGCTGCCCAGCGCAAGCCCTGCAATCTTAAAGAAAAAGAAGGCTGCGATCCTAATGAAGGACAAGAATGTTACATGCAAAAAACAGGAGAGAAATGTTCTGACGAGGTTCGATTTTTCTGCCACGGCAGCAATAAAAGAGAAAGCGGAAGACAAGATGCCAATTATAACTGTCACGAATCTTAA